In the Ursus arctos isolate Adak ecotype North America unplaced genomic scaffold, UrsArc2.0 scaffold_19, whole genome shotgun sequence genome, one interval contains:
- the FXYD3 gene encoding LOW QUALITY PROTEIN: FXYD domain-containing ion transport regulator 3 (The sequence of the model RefSeq protein was modified relative to this genomic sequence to represent the inferred CDS: deleted 1 base in 1 codon; substituted 1 base at 1 genomic stop codon) yields MWEVTLSLLILLAGLPALDANDPEDKNSPFYYDWHRLRIGGLICAAVLCTVGIIVLMSEWDTGGXAGSAGLWVPPPTILSPPTGGKCKCKFSQKPSHHPGDAPPLITPGSAQNC; encoded by the exons ATGTGGGAGGTGACCCTGAGCCTGCTCATCCTCCTGGCAG GCCTGCCTGCCTTGGACGCCAACGACCCAGAAG ATAAAAACAGCCCTTTCTACTATG ACTGGCACAGACTCCGGATCGGCGGGCTCATCTGCGCCGCCGTTCTGTGCACCGTCGGCATCATCGTCCTCATGAGTGAGTGG GATACTGGTGGCTGAGCTGGCAGCGCAGGGCTGTGGGTCCCTCCCCCAACCATCCTTTCTCCCCCAACAGGTGGGAAATGCAAATGCAAGTtcagccagaagcccag CCACCATCCAGGGGATGCCCCACCTCTCATCACTCCAG GCTCCGCCCAGAACTGTTGA
- the FXYD1 gene encoding phospholemman isoform X2, whose amino-acid sequence MAPLYHILVLCVGFLTMANAEAPQEHDPFTYDYQSLRIGGLIIAGILFILGILIVLSRRCRCKFNQQQRTGEPDEEEGTFRSSIRRLSTRRR is encoded by the exons ATGGCGCCTCTCTACCACATCTTGGTTCTCTGTGTGGGTTTTCTCACCATGGCCAACGCAG aagcTCCACAGGAACACGACCCATTCACCTATG ACTACCAGTCCCTGCGGATCGGAGGCCTCATCATCGCAGGGATCCTCTTCATCCTGGGTATTCTCATCGTCCTGA GCAGAAGGTGCCGGTGCAAATTCAACCAGCAGCAGAG GACTGGGGAACCTGATGAAGAGGAGGGAACTTTCCGCAGCTCCATCCGCC GTCTGTCCACCCGCAGGCGGTAG
- the LGI4 gene encoding leucine-rich repeat LGI family member 4, translated as MGGAGMLLLLLLAGAGVGVAWRPPKGKCPLSCSCSKDSALCEGSPDLPESFSPTLLSLSLVRTGVTQLKAGSFLRVPTLHLLLFTSNSFSVIEDDAFAGLSHLQYLFIEDNEIGSISKNALRGLRSLTHLSLANNHLETLPRFLFRGLETLTHVDLRGNPFQCDCRVLWLLQWMATVNASVGTGACAGPAALAHMQLHHLDPKTFKCRAIELSWFQTVGESALGVESFSYQGEPHIVLAQPFAGRCLILTWDYSLQRFRPEEELSAPSVVSCKPLVLGLRLFVLAARLWGGSQLWARPSPGLRLAPMQALAPRRLLRPNDAELLWLDGQPCFVVADASKAGSTTLLCQDGPGFYPRQSLHAWHRDTDAEALELDGRPHLLLASASQRPVLFHWLGGRFERRTDIPEAEDVYATRHFQAGGDVFLCLTRYIGDSMVMRWDGSMFRLLQQLPSRGAHVFQPLLIARDQLAILGSDFAFSQVFRLEPDKGLLEPLQELGPPALVAPRAFAHIIMAGRRFLFAACFKGPTQIYQHHELDLSA; from the exons ATGGGAGGGGCGggcatgctgctgctgctgctgctggctggAGCCGGCGTGGGGGTGGCCTGGAGACCACCAAAGGGAAAGTGTCCGCTGAGCTGCTCCTGCTCCAAGGATAGCGCCCTGTGTGAGGGCTCTCCCGACCTGCCCGAGAGCTTCTCCCCGACCCTGCTGTCGCT CTCACTCGTTAGGACTGGAGTCACCCAGCTGAAGGCCGGCAGCTTCCTGAGGGTGCCCACACTGCACCTGCT CCTCTTCACATCCAACTCCTTCTCTGTGATTGAGGACGATGCATTTGCGGGCCTGTCCCACCTGCAGTACCT CTTCATTGAGGACAATGAGATTGGCTCCATCTCCAAGAACGCTCTCAGAGGACTCCGCTCACTCACACACCT GAGCCTGGCCAATAATCATCTTGAGACTCTCCCCAGATTCCTGTTCCGAGGCCTGGAGACCCTAACTCATGT GGACCTGCGCGGGAACCCGTTCCAGTGCGACTGCCGCGTCCTCTGGCTGCTGCAGTGGATGGCCACCGTGAATGCCAGCGTGGGGACCGGGGCCTGTGCCGGCCCCGCCGCTCTGGCCCACATGCAGCTCCACCACCTCGACCCCAAGACGTTCAAGTGCAGAGCCATAG AGCTGTCCTGGTTCCAGACGGTCGGGGAGTCggcgctgggcgtggagtcttTCTCCTACCAGGGGGAGCCGCACATCGTCCTGGCGCAGCCCTTCGCAGGCCGCTGCCTGATTCTCACCTGGGACTACAGCCTGCAGCGCTTCCGGCCTGAGGAAGAGCTGTCGg cgCCGTCGGTGGTGTCCTGCAAGCCGCTGGTGCTGGGCCTGCGCCTCTTCGTGCTGGCCGCCCGCCTGTGGGGGGGCTCGCAGCTGTGGGCCCGGCCCAGCCCCGGCCTGCGCCTGGCCCCCATGCAGGCCCTGGCCCCGCGGCGGCTGCTGCGGCCCAATGACGCTGAGCTCCTGTGGCTGGACGGGCAGCCCTGCTTCGTGGTGGCCGACGCCTCCAAGGCGGGCAGCACCACGCTGTTGTGCCAGGACGGGCCCGGCTTTTACCCTCGCCAGAGCCTGCACGCCTGGCACCGGGACACGGACGCCGAGGCCCTGGAGCTGGACGGCCGGCCCCACCTGCTGCTGGCCTCCGCCTCCCAGCGGCCTGTGCTCTTCCACTGGCTCGGGGGCCGCTTCGAGAGGCGCACAGACATCCCGGAGGCCGAGGACGTCTACGCCACACGCCACTTCCAGGCTGGTGGGGATGTGTTCCTGTGCCTGACACGCTACATCGGGGACTCCATG GTCATGCGCTGGGACGGCTCCATGTTCCGCCTGCTGCAGCAACTTCCCTCACGTGGTGCCCACGTCTTCCAGCCACTGCTCATCGCCAGGGACCAGCTGGCCATCCTGGGCAGCGACTTCGCCTTCAGCCAGGTCTTCCGCCttgagcctgacaaggggctcctGGAGCCACTGCAGGAATTGGGGCCCCCAGCCTTGGTGGCCCCTCGCGCCTTTGCTCACATCATCATGGCCGGCAGACGCTTCCTCTTTGCTGCTTGCTTCAAGGGCCCCACACAGATCTACCAGCATCACGAGTTAGACCTCAGTGCCTGA
- the FXYD1 gene encoding phospholemman isoform X1, with product MWQPGLTLAGLCVTPEWGKEDCCHGGLCEANSSRVKWEIFIPRVRQRAGQLPRAGELGYYTDPARPWCADRTMAPLYHILVLCVGFLTMANAEAPQEHDPFTYDYQSLRIGGLIIAGILFILGILIVLSRRCRCKFNQQQRTGEPDEEEGTFRSSIRRLSTRRR from the exons ATGTGGCAGCCGGGCCTCACCCTGGCAGGGTTGTGCGTGACCCCCGAGTGGGGGAAGGAAGACTGTTGCCATGGTGGCCTGTGTGAGGCAAATTCCTCCAGGGTGAAGTGGGAGATATTTATACCCAGGGTCAGGCAGAGAGCCGGCCAGCTGCCGAGGGCAGGAGAGCTGGGATATTACACGGACCCAGCAAGGCCGTGGTGTGCGGACAG GACAATGGCGCCTCTCTACCACATCTTGGTTCTCTGTGTGGGTTTTCTCACCATGGCCAACGCAG aagcTCCACAGGAACACGACCCATTCACCTATG ACTACCAGTCCCTGCGGATCGGAGGCCTCATCATCGCAGGGATCCTCTTCATCCTGGGTATTCTCATCGTCCTGA GCAGAAGGTGCCGGTGCAAATTCAACCAGCAGCAGAG GACTGGGGAACCTGATGAAGAGGAGGGAACTTTCCGCAGCTCCATCCGCC GTCTGTCCACCCGCAGGCGGTAG